In Desulfomonile tiedjei DSM 6799, a genomic segment contains:
- the iorA gene encoding indolepyruvate ferredoxin oxidoreductase subunit alpha, which translates to MKQLLSGNEGIARGAYEYGVRLASAYPGTPSTEIMEYVGERYPEIKAGWAPNEKVALEVAAGAAYGGARAMACMKHVGLNVAADPFMTLSYTGVNGGLVIVVCDDPEMHSSQNEQDTRNFAKFGKVPCLEPSDSQEAKDLVGEALKISEMFDTPVILRSSTRVSHSMSLVETQDRAEGPRELGLKKDPMKFVMLPAMARKRHPIVEQRQKDVASFADTFSYNRIIMNDDSLGIIAAGIAFQYAREALPNASFLKLGMSWPLPEKLIREFASKVKRLVVIEELDPIIEDAVKLMGIKVEGKELTGLCGELSPEKVEIALMGSSKAKSIGSIDIELPLRPPNMCPGCPHRATFTALKKNKVYVAGDIGCYTLGALPPVGMLDNCLCMGAGIGIAAGLDRSLGELAKGKAVAVIGDSTFFHSGMTPLLELAYNGGSTTVVILDNRTTAMTGAQPNPGTGFTLRADPTISADIEKLAEAFGFKRIRTVSPYNVKETEDTIREELQTDEPSLIIARAPCALLKTDRILPDKPLRIKADVCKGCKSCINTGCPALEFVKIEEPAEGDKRKGYSRINDALCVGCRTCQEVCKFDAIEEAS; encoded by the coding sequence GTGAAACAGCTACTATCAGGAAACGAAGGCATTGCACGAGGGGCCTACGAGTACGGCGTCCGATTGGCCTCGGCTTATCCGGGTACTCCCAGTACGGAAATTATGGAGTACGTTGGAGAGAGATACCCTGAAATCAAGGCCGGGTGGGCTCCAAATGAGAAGGTGGCTTTGGAGGTTGCGGCAGGGGCCGCATATGGAGGCGCCAGGGCAATGGCATGCATGAAGCATGTCGGGCTCAATGTGGCTGCAGATCCGTTTATGACCCTCTCTTATACCGGCGTAAACGGAGGACTTGTGATCGTGGTCTGTGACGATCCGGAAATGCATTCTTCACAGAACGAACAGGATACCCGCAATTTCGCGAAGTTCGGGAAAGTACCGTGTCTCGAGCCTTCAGACAGTCAGGAAGCAAAGGACCTCGTGGGTGAGGCTCTCAAGATAAGCGAAATGTTCGATACTCCAGTCATACTCCGGAGTTCCACTCGCGTATCTCACTCCATGTCTCTCGTCGAAACGCAGGACAGAGCGGAAGGCCCCAGGGAACTCGGTCTTAAAAAGGATCCTATGAAGTTCGTCATGCTTCCCGCGATGGCGAGAAAGCGACATCCGATTGTAGAGCAGAGGCAAAAAGATGTAGCTTCGTTTGCGGACACTTTTTCCTATAATCGCATCATCATGAACGACGATTCATTGGGAATCATTGCTGCCGGTATTGCGTTTCAGTATGCCCGGGAAGCTTTGCCGAATGCCTCTTTCCTGAAGCTCGGGATGTCCTGGCCTCTACCCGAGAAGCTGATCCGTGAGTTCGCATCCAAGGTGAAGAGACTGGTAGTCATAGAGGAACTCGATCCTATTATCGAAGATGCCGTGAAACTCATGGGGATAAAGGTCGAGGGAAAAGAGTTGACAGGACTCTGTGGCGAACTTTCTCCGGAGAAGGTAGAAATTGCGCTCATGGGATCGTCCAAGGCCAAAAGCATCGGTTCCATCGACATTGAACTGCCGCTTCGACCTCCGAATATGTGTCCCGGATGTCCGCACAGAGCCACATTTACCGCTCTCAAAAAGAACAAAGTCTACGTGGCCGGTGATATTGGCTGTTACACACTTGGCGCATTACCACCTGTAGGGATGCTTGACAACTGTTTGTGCATGGGAGCAGGAATCGGAATTGCTGCAGGGTTGGATCGATCCCTGGGAGAATTGGCAAAGGGAAAAGCCGTAGCAGTCATCGGAGATTCAACATTCTTTCATTCCGGTATGACGCCGCTCCTGGAGCTCGCGTACAATGGCGGTTCCACTACGGTTGTCATCTTGGACAACAGGACAACTGCTATGACCGGAGCCCAGCCGAATCCGGGAACAGGATTTACGTTGCGGGCGGACCCGACGATTAGCGCAGATATCGAAAAGCTTGCCGAGGCATTCGGGTTTAAGCGAATCCGCACGGTAAGTCCTTATAATGTGAAAGAAACTGAGGACACAATTCGCGAGGAATTGCAGACTGATGAACCGTCTCTTATCATCGCTCGGGCTCCCTGTGCACTTCTCAAAACAGATCGGATATTACCGGACAAGCCGCTTCGCATAAAAGCGGACGTATGTAAAGGCTGTAAGAGCTGCATTAACACCGGCTGCCCGGCCCTGGAATTCGTGAAAATCGAGGAACCTGCAGAAGGCGACAAACGTAAGGGATATTCCCGCATTAACGATGCGCTTTGTGTGGGATGTCGGACCTGTCAGGAAGTCTGTAAATTTGATGCGATCGAGGAGGCGTCATGA
- a CDS encoding DJ-1/PfpI family protein, giving the protein MTQKQVGIVLFDDVEVLDFCGPFEVLSATRLNEEKRREEPSPFRVLLVAEKAGPVITTGGMKVIPDYTFESCPKLDILVVPGGWGTRKEIGNSVMLDWLRARATEVEMLTSVCTGSMLLGFAGLLEGHKATTHWKSLDWMRDSFPGVTVSYDEHVVEDGSLFTSAGISAGIDMALKLVTRCYGEAVARATARHMEYPYPVDNARRV; this is encoded by the coding sequence ATGACACAAAAACAGGTCGGCATAGTTTTATTTGACGATGTAGAAGTTCTGGATTTTTGCGGTCCCTTCGAGGTGCTGAGCGCCACCCGCCTGAATGAGGAAAAGCGGAGGGAAGAACCGTCTCCTTTCAGGGTATTGCTTGTCGCTGAGAAAGCCGGACCCGTGATTACCACGGGAGGAATGAAAGTCATCCCGGACTATACATTCGAGAGTTGTCCGAAGCTGGATATTCTTGTGGTTCCGGGAGGGTGGGGCACGCGTAAAGAGATCGGTAATTCTGTCATGCTCGACTGGTTGCGTGCTCGAGCAACTGAAGTGGAAATGCTGACCTCGGTTTGCACGGGATCGATGCTCCTGGGATTTGCGGGTCTGTTGGAAGGCCATAAGGCCACGACTCACTGGAAGTCTTTGGACTGGATGAGGGATTCATTTCCGGGCGTTACCGTCTCGTACGATGAACACGTGGTTGAGGACGGTTCCTTGTTCACTTCTGCCGGCATTTCCGCAGGGATCGATATGGCTCTCAAGCTTGTGACCCGATGTTATGGAGAAGCTGTTGCCCGTGCTACGGCCAGGCACATGGAATATCCATATCCCGTCGACAATGCTCGAAGAGTCTGA
- a CDS encoding addiction module protein, whose product MRLTDIPEIAGLSTPEKILLVEDLWDSIAGDESSLVVPQSHKDELERRLDSYESGPGNLLSLEELQTRVEKRK is encoded by the coding sequence ATGCGGCTCACTGATATTCCCGAAATTGCCGGGCTCAGTACACCGGAAAAGATCCTCTTGGTAGAAGATCTGTGGGATAGTATAGCTGGTGACGAATCTAGCCTGGTCGTTCCTCAAAGCCATAAAGATGAACTGGAGAGAAGGCTCGATTCCTATGAATCGGGTCCGGGAAACCTTCTCTCTTTAGAAGAACTTCAAACCCGCGTAGAGAAAAGGAAATGA
- a CDS encoding protein-disulfide reductase DsbD family protein: MWIRKPLLRFLAIVLIGGTVSFLPLIFTSSTFATSAWHNGITEADHAGKRFAHVDSPMPPAELDLRSSVTIVAADETAKNAKPKGSARPYGLTVLWALLAVFVGGMALNLTPCVYPLIPVTIAFFGGRTEQGRGKLAIHAALYIIGLSITNSLLGVIAALTGNILGSALQNPFVLSAVAVILLAFAASLFGLWEFQLPERLRNSASKSYAGYFGSFFMGLTLGVVAAPCLGPFVVGLLTWVAAMGSPWMGFLVFFVLSLGLGVPLFVLAMFSGALEKLPGSGAWMLWVRKLMGWVLIAMAVYFVRPLFPEWIADITLAAVVIAAGVYLGWIDRTEAGFRQFEFVKKTVGVVCVGAAIYFVSTSFTTRPGIVWQPYSATLIEQAQKSNKPVMVDFSAAWCGPCKQLKKVTFTDPAVVRQAQNFMTLEVDLTSAEDLSIRKLAKDFSIKGVPTVVFFDKEGRERADLRLEGFVPPKKFLATMEQVTGSGS, translated from the coding sequence ATGTGGATACGAAAACCGCTGCTTCGGTTTCTTGCTATTGTGCTGATAGGCGGCACCGTAAGCTTTCTTCCGTTGATATTCACATCCTCTACATTCGCAACATCCGCATGGCACAATGGTATAACTGAGGCAGACCACGCAGGTAAACGATTTGCTCATGTTGACAGTCCCATGCCTCCTGCCGAACTCGATCTCCGATCGTCCGTGACAATTGTTGCAGCAGACGAGACGGCAAAAAATGCCAAACCCAAGGGCTCGGCACGCCCATACGGGTTGACTGTTCTCTGGGCATTGCTGGCGGTCTTTGTCGGAGGCATGGCGCTCAATCTTACTCCATGCGTTTATCCGTTAATCCCTGTTACCATTGCCTTCTTTGGAGGGAGAACAGAGCAGGGCCGCGGGAAATTGGCAATTCACGCTGCACTGTACATCATCGGCTTATCCATAACAAACTCGCTTTTGGGGGTCATAGCAGCTCTCACCGGGAACATTTTAGGGAGCGCTCTTCAGAATCCCTTTGTTCTCTCGGCTGTGGCAGTCATTTTGTTGGCTTTTGCCGCAAGCCTCTTCGGATTATGGGAATTTCAGCTCCCGGAGAGACTGAGAAACTCAGCATCCAAATCGTACGCGGGATATTTCGGTTCGTTTTTCATGGGATTAACTCTTGGAGTAGTGGCGGCGCCATGTCTAGGACCTTTCGTCGTCGGCCTGCTCACCTGGGTTGCTGCCATGGGAAGCCCTTGGATGGGATTTCTGGTTTTCTTCGTGCTGAGCCTTGGATTGGGGGTGCCCCTTTTCGTGCTGGCTATGTTCTCCGGGGCCTTGGAGAAATTGCCCGGTTCAGGAGCATGGATGCTTTGGGTTCGAAAATTAATGGGGTGGGTTCTTATCGCTATGGCCGTGTATTTCGTAAGACCCCTCTTCCCTGAATGGATCGCCGACATTACTCTGGCTGCGGTGGTCATTGCGGCAGGAGTGTATCTCGGATGGATAGATCGAACCGAAGCCGGATTCAGGCAATTCGAATTTGTAAAAAAGACTGTCGGAGTAGTATGTGTAGGGGCAGCGATCTATTTCGTAAGTACGTCGTTTACAACGCGGCCCGGGATCGTATGGCAGCCGTACTCGGCAACATTGATAGAACAGGCACAAAAATCGAACAAGCCGGTCATGGTCGATTTTTCGGCTGCGTGGTGCGGCCCGTGTAAGCAACTCAAGAAAGTAACGTTTACCGATCCTGCAGTGGTGAGACAGGCGCAGAATTTCATGACCCTGGAAGTGGATCTTACTTCTGCTGAGGATTTATCCATTCGGAAACTCGCAAAGGATTTTTCCATCAAGGGCGTGCCGACGGTGGTATTCTTTGATAAGGAGGGTCGAGAACGCGCAGACTTGCGGCTTGAGGGCTTTGTTCCGCCGAAGAAATTCTTGGCAACAATGGAACAGGTCACCGGATCGGGTTCATAG
- a CDS encoding TVP38/TMEM64 family protein: protein MRLKSILVLLLVGLVAGIIIWGVSLPSVRQHMLTVLQWIQELGPWGPFFVTLFYIAACVFLLPGSVLTLAAGFLFGVPIGFLSAWLGATLGACAAFLVGRTFGRAWIAAKVAGNPKFAAVDEAVGREGFKIVFLLRLSPVFPFNILNYALGLTKVSFRNYALASFLGMIPGGLMYVYFGSAARSLAEVASGSVEAGRTGQVYYWVGLVATIVVVTFITRVARKSLKEAQQETAGEQPEQA from the coding sequence ATGAGATTGAAATCGATTCTTGTGTTGTTACTGGTTGGACTTGTTGCGGGAATTATCATCTGGGGAGTTTCTCTGCCTTCAGTGAGGCAGCACATGTTGACTGTCTTGCAGTGGATTCAGGAGCTTGGCCCGTGGGGGCCGTTTTTCGTCACATTATTCTATATTGCGGCCTGTGTCTTTTTACTGCCGGGATCGGTTCTCACCCTTGCAGCAGGATTCCTGTTCGGAGTTCCCATCGGTTTCTTGAGCGCATGGCTGGGTGCAACTCTTGGAGCCTGTGCAGCCTTCCTGGTGGGGCGGACCTTCGGCCGTGCCTGGATTGCAGCGAAAGTAGCCGGAAATCCGAAGTTTGCCGCCGTAGATGAGGCGGTCGGTCGGGAAGGATTCAAGATCGTGTTTCTCCTTCGGCTCAGTCCCGTATTTCCTTTCAACATCCTTAACTACGCACTCGGTCTCACGAAAGTATCATTCCGCAACTATGCTTTGGCCTCTTTCCTGGGCATGATCCCGGGCGGTCTGATGTATGTCTATTTCGGGTCCGCTGCCAGATCCCTGGCTGAGGTGGCTTCCGGAAGCGTCGAAGCGGGCCGCACCGGGCAGGTGTATTACTGGGTGGGGCTGGTCGCGACCATAGTCGTCGTCACCTTCATAACACGCGTTGCAAGAAAGAGCCTCAAAGAAGCGCAGCAGGAGACGGCCGGCGAACAGCCGGAGCAAGCTTGA
- a CDS encoding indolepyruvate oxidoreductase subunit beta, whose amino-acid sequence MSDNNRVYNVLIVGVGGQGIILASDVLGRVAAAYGYDVKKNEIHGMAQRGGSVSSHVRFGKTVSSPIIRVGEADVLLSFEQLETVRYFPFLSEKGKVILNDQKILPPAVFTGKQEYPSDVIQKIKAKVPDMVVVDGISVAERLGNPRVVNVIFLGVLSKYLDIPVEVYEKVLRESLKPKLVDINLKAFHEGRSLAS is encoded by the coding sequence ATGAGCGACAATAATCGAGTATACAACGTGCTCATAGTCGGGGTCGGCGGTCAGGGGATCATCCTTGCGAGTGACGTCCTCGGACGAGTTGCAGCGGCCTATGGTTACGATGTGAAGAAGAACGAGATCCACGGCATGGCTCAGCGAGGCGGCTCTGTTTCGAGTCACGTGCGGTTCGGAAAAACGGTGAGTTCGCCAATCATAAGAGTCGGAGAAGCCGACGTTCTTTTGTCTTTCGAGCAACTGGAAACCGTGCGGTATTTTCCGTTCCTCTCCGAGAAAGGCAAAGTGATTCTCAACGACCAGAAGATCCTGCCGCCTGCAGTTTTTACGGGTAAACAGGAATATCCGTCGGACGTGATCCAGAAAATCAAAGCAAAAGTGCCTGATATGGTCGTGGTCGACGGGATCTCGGTAGCCGAGAGACTCGGCAATCCTAGAGTGGTGAATGTGATCTTCCTCGGGGTCCTGTCGAAATATCTGGATATTCCGGTGGAAGTCTACGAAAAAGTGCTCAGAGAATCGCTTAAGCCGAAACTTGTGGACATAAACCTCAAAGCATTCCATGAAGGCCGTTCCCTGGCTTCATAG